The following are encoded in a window of Oreochromis aureus strain Israel breed Guangdong linkage group 10, ZZ_aureus, whole genome shotgun sequence genomic DNA:
- the slc35f2 gene encoding solute carrier family 35 member F2 yields the protein MEGPVEERLCGKMKIGCGLHRYNLRDVFTWSLLKTILMGQVLSLLICGTAVSCEYLTRAKVETPMLQSFLNYGLLLFTYTTHLSTRTGDRNILQILKTNWWKYLGMAIADVEANYAVVKAYQFTTLTSIQLLDCFVIPVLMLLSWFFLKTRYRVVHFVAVAVCLLGVGAMVGADILAGRDQGSTSDVLLGDGLVLLSAVLYAISNMCQEHTVKNLSRVEFLGMMGLFGTLISGVQLVVLETRAVGEIKWDVHISMLFVVYTLCMYALYSFMPIVVKMTSATAVNLSLLTADLFSLFCGLFLFMYKFSALYIISFVVITVGFIMFNAVPTYSALPEEPAEASDDPMAQSSSDHLLLSADSDTQRTETLTANDTP from the exons ATGGAGGGGCCCGTGGAGGAGAGATTGTGTGGGAAAATGAAGATTGGCTGTGGTTTGCACAGATACAACCTGAGAGATGTTTTCACATG GAGTCTGCTGAAGACTATACTCATGGGTCAGGTCCTCTCCCTGCTGATATGTGGGACTGCAGTCAGCTGTGAGTACCTGACTCGTGCCAAAGTGGAGACGCCCATGCTGCAGAGCTTCCTCAACTACGGCCTCCTGCTGTTCACCTACACTACACACCTTAGCACTCGCACAG GTGACAGGAACATCCTACAGATTTTAAAAACCAACTGGTGGAAGTATTTGGGGATGGCTATAGCAGACGTTGAGGCGAACTACGCAGTAGTGAAGGCGTACCAGTTTACCACGCTGACAAGTATACAG ctgcTGGACTGCTTTGTGATCCCGGTGCTGATGTTACTTTCTTGGTTTTTCCTGAAGACTCGATATCGGGTGGTCCACTTTGTAGCTGtagcagtgtgtttgttgggggtgggggccATGGTGGGAGCTGACATTCTGGCTGGAAGAGACCAGGGATCCA CCAGTGATGTACTGTTGGGCGATGGGTTGGTCCTGCTCAGCGCCGTCCTCTACGCCATATCCAACATGTGCCAGGAGCACACAGTGAAGAACTTGAGCAGAGTTGAATTCCTGGGCATGATGGGCCTGTTTGGGACTCTCATCAGCGGCGTACAACT CGTTGTGCTGGAAACTCGTGCAGTAGGAGAAATCAAGTGGGACGTTCACATCT CCATGCTGTTTGTAGTCTACACCTTGTGCATGTACGCTTTATACAGCTTCATGCCTATAGTGGTGAAGATGACGAGCGCCACAgcagtgaacctctctctgctcacCGCTGACCTCTTCAGCCTCTTCTGTGGCCTCTTCCTCTTCATGTACAAG TTTTCAGCCCTGTACATCATCTCATTTGTCGTCATCACCGTGGGTTTTATCATGTTCAACGCTGTCCCGACGTACTCAGCTTTACCCGAAGAGCCTGCCGAAGCATCTGATGACCCCATGGCTCAAAGCTCCTCAGaccacctgctgctgtctgcagaCAGTGACACTCAGAGAACTGAGACACTCACAGCCAACGATACACCATGA
- the cul5b gene encoding cullin-5 isoform X1, whose amino-acid sequence MATSNLLKNKGSLQFEDKWDLMRPIVLKLLRQESVTKQQWFDLFSDVHAVCLWDDKGPAKIHQALKEDILDFIKQAQARVLSHQDDTALLKAYIVEWRKFFTQCDILPKPFCQLEITLMGKQGSNKKSNMEDSIVRKLMLDTWNESIFSNIKNRLQDSAMKLVHAERLGEAFDSQLVIGVRESYVNLCSNPDDKLQIYRDNFEKAYMDSTERFYRTQAPAYLQQNGVQNYMKYADSKLREEEKRALRYLETRRDCNSVQALMECCVNALVTSFKETILAECPGMIKRNETESEYGRTVPNKGSASSELHLMFSLMDKVPNGIEPMLKDLEEHIMSAGLADMVASAETITSDSEKYVEQLLTLFNRFSRLVKEAFQDDPRFLTARDKAYKAVVNDATIFKLELPMKQKGVGLKTQPESKCPELLANYCDMLLRKTPLSKKLTSEEIEAKLKEVLLVLKYVQNKDVFMRYHKAHLTRRLILDISADSEIEENMVEWLREVGMPADYVNKLARMFQDIKVSEDLNQSFKEMHKHNKLALPADSVNIKILNAGAWSRSSEKVFVSLPTELEDLIPEVEDFYKKNHSGRKLHWHHLMSNGIITFKNEVGQYDLEVTTFQLAVLFAWNQRPRERISFENLKLATELPDAELRRTLWSLVAFPKLKRQVLLYDPPVSSPKDFAEGTLFYVNQEFSLIKNSKVQKRGKINLIGRLQLTTERMREEENEGIVQLRILRTQEAIIQIMKMRKRINNAQLQTELVEILKNMFLPQKKMIKEQIEWLIDHKYIKRDETDINTFIYMA is encoded by the exons ATGGCGACGTCTAATTTGCTAAAG AACAAAGGCTCCCTTCAGTTTGAAGATAAATGGGACCTGATGCGCCCCATAGTACTGAAGCTCCTGCGGCAGGAGTCTGTCACGAAACAACAGTGGTTTGACCTGTTCTC AGACGTCCACGCTGTGTGCCTGTGGGACGACAAAGGTCCAGCTAAGATCCACCAGGCCCTCAAAGAGGACATCTTAGATTTCATCAAACAAGCACAAGCA CGGGTGCTGAGTCACCAGGATGACACGGCGTTGCTGAAGGCGTACATTGTGGAGTGGAGGAAGTTCTTCACACAGTGTGACATTCTGCCCAAACCTTTCTGCCAGCTGGAGATCACTTTGATGGGTAAGCAAGGAAGCAACAAGAAGTCCAACATGGAGGACAGCATCGTCCGCAAG CTCATGCTTGACACATGGAACGAGTCCATTTTCTCCAACATTAAAAACAGGCTACAAGACAGTGCCATGAAGCTCGTCCATGCCGAGAGGCTGGGGGAGGCCTTTGACTCACAGCTGGTCATCGGAGTGCGGGAGTCGTACG TAAACCTGTGCTCCAACCCCGACGACAAGCTGCAGATCTACAGGGATAACTTTGAAAAAGCGTATATGGATTCTACTGAGAGGTTTTACAGAACACAAGCACCGGCCTACCTCCAGCAGAACGGCGTCCAAAACTACATGAAATAT GCTGATTCGAAGCTGAGGGAAGAGGAGAAACGTGCCCTGCGGTACCTAGAGACGAGACGTGACTGCAACTCTGTACAAGCA TTAATGGAGTGTTGCGTCAATGCGCTAGTAACATCGTTCAAGGAGACCATCTTAGCCGAATGTCCAGGCATGATCAAACGAAATGAGACAGAGAGTGAGTACGGCAGGACTGTTCCCAACAAAGGCTCAGCCAGCTCAG AGTTGCACCTGATGTTTTCCCTCATGGACAAAGTGCCCAACGGCATCGAGCCCATGCTGAAGGACCTGGAGGAGCACATCATGAGTGCTGGGCTGGCCGATATGGTAGCGTCGGCGGAGACGATCACCTCT GACTCAGAGAAATACGTGGAGCAGCTGCTCACCCTGTTTAACCGCTTCAGTCGACTGGTGAAGGAGGCCTTTCAGGATGATCCACGCTTCCTGACTGCTAGAGACAAA GCATATAAAGCGGTTGTGAATGATGCCACGATATTTAAATTAGAACTTCCCATGAAACAGAAAGG GGTAGGGTTGAAAACTCAGCCTGAGTCCAAGTGTCCAGAGCTGCTAGCCAACTACTGTGACATGCTCCTGAGGAAGACTCCACTCAGCAAGAAGCTCACCTCTGAAGAGATCGAGGCCAAGCTCAAGGAAGTG cttttagtcCTGAAGTATGTCCAGAACAAAGATGTTTTCATGCGCTACCACAAAGCCCACCTGACCCGTCGGCTCATCCTGGACATCTCAGCCGACAGCGAGATAGAGGAGAACATGGTGGAGTGGCTCAGG GAAGTAGGAATGCCAGCCGACTATGTCAACAAGCTGGCGAGGATGTTCCAAGACATCAAGGTGTCAGAGGACCTCAACCAGTCCTTCAAAGAAATGCATAAACATAACAAGCTTGCTTTACCAG CTGACTCGGTCAACATAAAGATCCTGAATGCTGGAGCGTGGTCGAGGAGCAGCGAGAAGGTTTTTGTGTCTCTCCCTACGGAGCTGGAGGATTTGATACCTGAGGTAGAAGACTTCTATAAGAAGAACCACAGTGGCAGGAAGCTTCACTGGCATCACCTCATGTCCAACGGCATC ATAACGTTTAAGAACGAGGTGGGCCAGTATGACCTGGAGGTGACCACCTTCCAGCTGGCGGTGCTGTTTGCCTGGAACCAGCGACCGAGGGAGCGGATCAGCTTCGAAAACCTCAAATTAGCCACTGAGCTGCCCGATGCAGAGCTGCGACGCACTCTCTGG TCTCTGGTAGCTTTTCCCAAACTCAAGAGGCAGGTGTTGCTCTATGACCCGCCGGTGTCTTCGCCAAAAGACTTTGCAGAAGGAACATTATTCTATGTCAACCAGGAATTTTCTCTCAT AAAAAATTCCAAGGTTCAGAAAAGGGGGAAGATCAACCTGATCGGTCGGCTGCAGCTCACCACGGAGCGaatgagagaggaggagaacgAGGGCATTGTCCAGCTCAGGATACTAAGAACACAG GAGGCCATCATCCAAATAATGAAGATGAGGAAGCGCATCAACAACGCTCAGCTGCAGACGGAGCTGGTGGAAATCCTAAAGAACATGTTTTtaccacagaagaagatgatCAAGGAGCAGATTGAGTGGCTGATAGACCATAAGTACATAAAGCGGGATGAGACGGATATAAACACCTTCATCTACATGGCATAG
- the cul5b gene encoding cullin-5 isoform X2: MATSNLLKNKGSLQFEDKWDLMRPIVLKLLRQESVTKQQWFDLFSDVHAVCLWDDKGPAKIHQALKEDILDFIKQAQARVLSHQDDTALLKAYIVEWRKFFTQCDILPKPFCQLEITLMGKQGSNKKSNMEDSIVRKLMLDTWNESIFSNIKNRLQDSAMKLVHAERLGEAFDSQLVIGVRESYVNLCSNPDDKLQIYRDNFEKAYMDSTERFYRTQAPAYLQQNGVQNYMKYADSKLREEEKRALRYLETRRDCNSVQALMECCVNALVTSFKETILAECPGMIKRNETEKLHLMFSLMDKVPNGIEPMLKDLEEHIMSAGLADMVASAETITSDSEKYVEQLLTLFNRFSRLVKEAFQDDPRFLTARDKAYKAVVNDATIFKLELPMKQKGVGLKTQPESKCPELLANYCDMLLRKTPLSKKLTSEEIEAKLKEVLLVLKYVQNKDVFMRYHKAHLTRRLILDISADSEIEENMVEWLREVGMPADYVNKLARMFQDIKVSEDLNQSFKEMHKHNKLALPADSVNIKILNAGAWSRSSEKVFVSLPTELEDLIPEVEDFYKKNHSGRKLHWHHLMSNGIITFKNEVGQYDLEVTTFQLAVLFAWNQRPRERISFENLKLATELPDAELRRTLWSLVAFPKLKRQVLLYDPPVSSPKDFAEGTLFYVNQEFSLIKNSKVQKRGKINLIGRLQLTTERMREEENEGIVQLRILRTQEAIIQIMKMRKRINNAQLQTELVEILKNMFLPQKKMIKEQIEWLIDHKYIKRDETDINTFIYMA; the protein is encoded by the exons ATGGCGACGTCTAATTTGCTAAAG AACAAAGGCTCCCTTCAGTTTGAAGATAAATGGGACCTGATGCGCCCCATAGTACTGAAGCTCCTGCGGCAGGAGTCTGTCACGAAACAACAGTGGTTTGACCTGTTCTC AGACGTCCACGCTGTGTGCCTGTGGGACGACAAAGGTCCAGCTAAGATCCACCAGGCCCTCAAAGAGGACATCTTAGATTTCATCAAACAAGCACAAGCA CGGGTGCTGAGTCACCAGGATGACACGGCGTTGCTGAAGGCGTACATTGTGGAGTGGAGGAAGTTCTTCACACAGTGTGACATTCTGCCCAAACCTTTCTGCCAGCTGGAGATCACTTTGATGGGTAAGCAAGGAAGCAACAAGAAGTCCAACATGGAGGACAGCATCGTCCGCAAG CTCATGCTTGACACATGGAACGAGTCCATTTTCTCCAACATTAAAAACAGGCTACAAGACAGTGCCATGAAGCTCGTCCATGCCGAGAGGCTGGGGGAGGCCTTTGACTCACAGCTGGTCATCGGAGTGCGGGAGTCGTACG TAAACCTGTGCTCCAACCCCGACGACAAGCTGCAGATCTACAGGGATAACTTTGAAAAAGCGTATATGGATTCTACTGAGAGGTTTTACAGAACACAAGCACCGGCCTACCTCCAGCAGAACGGCGTCCAAAACTACATGAAATAT GCTGATTCGAAGCTGAGGGAAGAGGAGAAACGTGCCCTGCGGTACCTAGAGACGAGACGTGACTGCAACTCTGTACAAGCA TTAATGGAGTGTTGCGTCAATGCGCTAGTAACATCGTTCAAGGAGACCATCTTAGCCGAATGTCCAGGCATGATCAAACGAAATGAGACAGAGA AGTTGCACCTGATGTTTTCCCTCATGGACAAAGTGCCCAACGGCATCGAGCCCATGCTGAAGGACCTGGAGGAGCACATCATGAGTGCTGGGCTGGCCGATATGGTAGCGTCGGCGGAGACGATCACCTCT GACTCAGAGAAATACGTGGAGCAGCTGCTCACCCTGTTTAACCGCTTCAGTCGACTGGTGAAGGAGGCCTTTCAGGATGATCCACGCTTCCTGACTGCTAGAGACAAA GCATATAAAGCGGTTGTGAATGATGCCACGATATTTAAATTAGAACTTCCCATGAAACAGAAAGG GGTAGGGTTGAAAACTCAGCCTGAGTCCAAGTGTCCAGAGCTGCTAGCCAACTACTGTGACATGCTCCTGAGGAAGACTCCACTCAGCAAGAAGCTCACCTCTGAAGAGATCGAGGCCAAGCTCAAGGAAGTG cttttagtcCTGAAGTATGTCCAGAACAAAGATGTTTTCATGCGCTACCACAAAGCCCACCTGACCCGTCGGCTCATCCTGGACATCTCAGCCGACAGCGAGATAGAGGAGAACATGGTGGAGTGGCTCAGG GAAGTAGGAATGCCAGCCGACTATGTCAACAAGCTGGCGAGGATGTTCCAAGACATCAAGGTGTCAGAGGACCTCAACCAGTCCTTCAAAGAAATGCATAAACATAACAAGCTTGCTTTACCAG CTGACTCGGTCAACATAAAGATCCTGAATGCTGGAGCGTGGTCGAGGAGCAGCGAGAAGGTTTTTGTGTCTCTCCCTACGGAGCTGGAGGATTTGATACCTGAGGTAGAAGACTTCTATAAGAAGAACCACAGTGGCAGGAAGCTTCACTGGCATCACCTCATGTCCAACGGCATC ATAACGTTTAAGAACGAGGTGGGCCAGTATGACCTGGAGGTGACCACCTTCCAGCTGGCGGTGCTGTTTGCCTGGAACCAGCGACCGAGGGAGCGGATCAGCTTCGAAAACCTCAAATTAGCCACTGAGCTGCCCGATGCAGAGCTGCGACGCACTCTCTGG TCTCTGGTAGCTTTTCCCAAACTCAAGAGGCAGGTGTTGCTCTATGACCCGCCGGTGTCTTCGCCAAAAGACTTTGCAGAAGGAACATTATTCTATGTCAACCAGGAATTTTCTCTCAT AAAAAATTCCAAGGTTCAGAAAAGGGGGAAGATCAACCTGATCGGTCGGCTGCAGCTCACCACGGAGCGaatgagagaggaggagaacgAGGGCATTGTCCAGCTCAGGATACTAAGAACACAG GAGGCCATCATCCAAATAATGAAGATGAGGAAGCGCATCAACAACGCTCAGCTGCAGACGGAGCTGGTGGAAATCCTAAAGAACATGTTTTtaccacagaagaagatgatCAAGGAGCAGATTGAGTGGCTGATAGACCATAAGTACATAAAGCGGGATGAGACGGATATAAACACCTTCATCTACATGGCATAG